One part of the Patescibacteria group bacterium genome encodes these proteins:
- a CDS encoding methyltransferase domain-containing protein, translated as MRYFFVLGNHPALSVAEIQALFPDAKCWLASPEVLLMEAVDLPVENLIKRLGGTIKVGVIEEEVVGGQNQIIDKLKGLFNILCSKPSLPAGKFNFGFSFYGQKPVNLKIIGLELKNFLREKKINSRLVVSREANLSSVIIAQNKLLTRGAEIVLIRQEKNILIGRTLAVQDFKGLSKRDYGRPGRDDKSGMLPPKLAQMMINLATGPHVSPATNLFDPFCGSGTILTEALLIGFQQVIGSDISKTALDDSRANLKWLISNFSISDGHYQLFKKSVLDLERFIKKESIDYIVTEPYLGPQRGFFQPAAVARELNDLYSKALLEFSKVLKSSGRVVMVWPVFLNKHFLSPDLGSFKIVPPFSQALLSSKDLKITERQTIVYGRPGQRVFREILILEKK; from the coding sequence ATGAGATATTTCTTTGTTTTAGGCAATCATCCTGCCTTGTCAGTTGCGGAAATCCAAGCCCTTTTTCCTGATGCTAAATGCTGGCTAGCTAGCCCGGAGGTTTTATTAATGGAAGCCGTCGATTTACCAGTTGAGAATTTGATCAAGCGCTTAGGTGGGACAATCAAGGTCGGAGTGATAGAGGAAGAAGTCGTGGGTGGCCAGAACCAGATAATTGATAAGTTAAAAGGCTTATTCAATATCCTGTGTTCTAAGCCCTCGCTACCTGCAGGTAAGTTTAATTTCGGTTTTTCTTTTTATGGTCAGAAGCCGGTTAATTTGAAGATTATCGGCTTGGAATTAAAGAATTTTTTAAGAGAAAAAAAGATTAATTCCCGCTTAGTTGTCAGTCGGGAAGCTAATTTATCCAGCGTGATTATCGCTCAGAACAAACTTTTAACCAGAGGAGCGGAAATCGTCTTGATTCGGCAGGAAAAGAATATTCTAATCGGCCGCACCCTAGCCGTCCAGGATTTTAAAGGTTTATCAAAAAGGGATTATGGCCGACCGGGCCGGGACGATAAGTCCGGAATGTTACCCCCGAAGCTGGCACAGATGATGATTAATCTGGCTACTGGTCCTCATGTATCCCCTGCTACCAATTTATTTGACCCTTTCTGTGGCTCGGGCACGATTTTAACCGAAGCGCTCTTAATCGGTTTCCAGCAGGTTATCGGTAGCGATATTTCCAAGACGGCCCTGGATGATTCCCGGGCTAACCTGAAATGGCTGATCAGTAATTTTAGCATCAGTGACGGCCATTACCAATTATTTAAGAAAAGCGTCTTGGATTTAGAAAGGTTCATCAAAAAAGAATCGATTGATTATATCGTGACGGAGCCTTATTTGGGGCCGCAACGAGGCTTTTTCCAGCCGGCCGCCGTGGCCAGGGAATTAAATGACCTCTACTCCAAAGCTTTGTTAGAATTCTCTAAAGTCTTGAAGAGCAGTGGCCGTGTCGTGATGGTTTGGCCGGTATTTTTGAATAAACACTTTTTGTCTCCAGATTTAGGCAGCTTCAAAATAGTCCCGCCTTTTAGCCAGGCCTTACTATCATCTAAGGATTTAAAAATTACTGAGCGCCAGACCATCGTCTATGGTCGGCCTGGCCAGCGAGTATTCAGAGAGATACTTATCTTGGAGAAG
- a CDS encoding TraR/DksA family transcriptional regulator — protein MSNEIKVDEKTIKEIEKNLLQEKKQILDDLQDLSKKDNHDADNMAAKFPEYGDKPDENAQEITDYSTAVVTEKVLEKSLEDINKTLERINKGTYGICRYCQKPINPKRLMARPTANSCIDCKTKLQEENE, from the coding sequence ATGTCAAATGAAATTAAGGTAGATGAAAAGACAATCAAGGAAATCGAAAAAAACCTGCTTCAGGAGAAAAAGCAGATTTTAGATGATTTACAAGATTTATCTAAAAAAGATAACCATGACGCTGATAATATGGCAGCTAAATTCCCAGAATATGGGGATAAGCCGGATGAAAATGCCCAAGAAATAACAGACTATTCGACCGCGGTTGTTACTGAAAAAGTATTAGAAAAGAGTCTAGAGGACATCAATAAGACCCTAGAGCGCATCAATAAGGGAACTTATGGGATCTGTCGTTATTGCCAGAAGCCAATCAACCCTAAAAGGCTTATGGCTAGACCAACAGCCAACTCTTGTATTGATTGTAAAACAAAGCTTCAAGAAGAAAATGAATAA
- a CDS encoding O-antigen ligase family protein, with amino-acid sequence MIATLPSYLIRFKIGPIPSTLLEVMILICFAVWFFKDKPYKQWRNRNNDKQQKINYPFRWEIILILIISFLALIPASFSSDALGISKAYFLEAILVFILIINVFKDERNYRSIFWALSLSAFSVSLWAIIQKISGQFIANPFWANPQNFRAVSFYGYPNAIGLYLGPVIIMLAAFLISLIKDVDFKKSKFPEIKIFFLGLTIITSITSIILARSEGALAAVSISTFVLFIIYGRRSRYLAISLALISIILVSFLPNTKNYILEKATLENLSGRIRQLQWQETYNMLNDGHFILGAGLNQYPIAIKPYHQEGLFFNRDHLDNFDQRLRVSAELRNKYWQPVEIYQYPHNIFLNFWSETGLLGAILFSWFIIKFLITSIIQAKKWGQASQKPEKLIALGLFGAMTVITLHGLVDVPYFKNDLAVLFWLLPALLGILIIKNNENNLAKTNRPN; translated from the coding sequence ATGATAGCTACCCTGCCTAGCTACCTCATTCGCTTCAAAATTGGACCTATCCCCAGCACCTTACTAGAGGTAATGATCCTGATCTGTTTTGCGGTCTGGTTCTTTAAAGACAAACCATATAAACAATGGAGAAATAGAAATAACGACAAGCAGCAAAAAATTAATTATCCTTTCCGCTGGGAAATCATATTAATATTAATCATTTCTTTCCTAGCTCTTATCCCCGCCTCTTTCTCTAGTGATGCCTTAGGAATAAGCAAGGCCTATTTTTTGGAAGCCATCTTAGTCTTTATTCTCATTATTAATGTATTTAAGGACGAAAGGAATTATCGCTCAATATTCTGGGCCCTCAGCCTATCAGCTTTCAGTGTTTCCCTTTGGGCGATTATCCAAAAAATAAGCGGACAATTCATCGCTAATCCCTTTTGGGCTAATCCACAAAATTTCCGAGCCGTTTCTTTTTATGGCTATCCTAACGCCATCGGCCTTTATTTGGGCCCGGTCATCATCATGCTTGCAGCCTTCCTAATTTCTTTGATAAAAGATGTTGATTTCAAAAAATCAAAATTCCCTGAAATCAAGATATTTTTTTTAGGGCTCACCATTATAACATCCATAACGTCTATTATTTTGGCTCGTTCCGAAGGAGCTCTAGCAGCAGTATCAATATCAACTTTTGTCCTATTTATAATTTATGGCCGCCGAAGTCGCTATCTAGCCATCTCCCTGGCCCTCATATCGATAATATTGGTATCCTTTTTACCAAATACTAAAAACTACATTTTAGAAAAAGCTACACTAGAAAATCTTTCCGGCCGAATCAGGCAATTACAGTGGCAGGAAACCTATAACATGCTAAATGACGGCCACTTCATATTAGGGGCTGGACTTAATCAATATCCGATAGCTATCAAGCCTTATCACCAAGAAGGTCTTTTCTTCAACCGCGATCATTTAGATAATTTCGATCAAAGGCTCAGGGTCAGCGCCGAACTAAGGAATAAATACTGGCAGCCGGTCGAAATATATCAATATCCCCACAATATCTTTTTGAACTTTTGGAGCGAAACTGGACTTCTTGGTGCCATATTGTTCTCATGGTTCATTATTAAATTCTTGATAACAAGCATCATCCAGGCAAAAAAATGGGGTCAAGCTAGCCAGAAACCTGAAAAATTGATTGCACTCGGACTCTTTGGCGCGATGACAGTAATCACCCTTCATGGTCTCGTCGATGTACCTTATTTCAAAAATGATCTCGCCGTCCTATTCTGGCTATTACCAGCGCTTTTAGGGATATTAATAATAAAAAATAATGAAAATAATCTTGCAAAAACTAATCGCCCAAACTAA
- the efp gene encoding elongation factor P, translating into MLNFNEIKLGKVIKANDEPYVIIKTEHHKMGRGGAVLKTKLRNLINGNILERTFQGAEKAEEAETERKKASFMYKDANEAYFMDADTYEQFSIGLEEIGDKEKFLKEGIEVNTLYYNSRPVAVELPIKMEFKVVSAPPGIKGNSAGNVNKQVELEGGYKINVPMFINEGDIIRVNTDTGEYVERA; encoded by the coding sequence ATGTTAAACTTTAACGAAATAAAGTTGGGCAAGGTCATTAAAGCTAACGACGAGCCTTATGTCATTATCAAAACCGAACACCATAAGATGGGCCGGGGCGGTGCTGTCCTTAAAACCAAGCTACGGAATTTAATCAACGGCAACATCCTGGAAAGAACCTTCCAAGGAGCAGAAAAAGCAGAAGAAGCTGAAACGGAAAGGAAAAAGGCTAGTTTCATGTATAAAGACGCCAATGAAGCCTATTTTATGGACGCCGATACTTATGAACAATTCAGCATCGGTCTAGAAGAAATTGGTGATAAAGAAAAATTCCTAAAGGAAGGAATCGAAGTAAATACTCTTTACTACAATAGTCGCCCAGTGGCCGTAGAACTGCCGATCAAAATGGAATTCAAGGTCGTCAGCGCACCTCCGGGAATAAAAGGCAACTCTGCTGGCAACGTTAACAAACAGGTTGAGCTAGAGGGGGGATATAAGATCAATGTCCCAATGTTTATCAACGAAGGCGATATTATCCGAGTCAACACTGATACTGGCGAATACGTAGAAAGGGCCTAA
- a CDS encoding single-stranded DNA-binding protein, with product MNLNKAMLIGNLTRDPEIKTTPSGQTVATFSIATNLVWTDQSGVQQKKTEFHNIVAWRKLADICAKYLRKGSKAYVEGRLQTTDWTGQDGVKRYRTEIVLENMIMLDAKNTNSGNSSYSLPEELPAEAEMVDEEEIRVENIPF from the coding sequence ATGAATCTTAACAAAGCAATGCTTATCGGCAATTTGACTCGCGACCCGGAAATAAAAACCACCCCGTCGGGTCAAACCGTAGCCACCTTCTCTATCGCCACCAATCTGGTCTGGACTGATCAGAGCGGCGTGCAGCAGAAAAAAACTGAGTTCCACAACATCGTCGCTTGGAGAAAATTAGCCGACATCTGTGCAAAATACCTGCGCAAAGGCTCCAAGGCTTACGTCGAAGGTCGCTTGCAAACAACTGACTGGACTGGACAAGACGGCGTCAAGAGATATCGGACGGAAATCGTCTTGGAAAACATGATCATGTTGGATGCCAAAAATACCAATAGCGGCAATAGTTCCTATAGCTTGCCCGAGGAATTGCCAGCGGAGGCGGAGATGGTCGATGAAGAAGAAATCCGCGTAGAAAATATACCCTTCTAA
- a CDS encoding AarF/UbiB family protein produces MLFKEPKIEPAFERYRDLFERIVEEEVQELEKCGHSIGEGRTAKVKVSDVKDFICLKIIDYRQVRKNSVNLTNKANEEMEFLDKLSDIDFLKSIGINQRIVPRPMYSQNSSNFGFIFMQKISGFTIKDWREGGCKTEALPAGFNWKQYFDQLEDIINKLNNANIHHRDFHDGNIFVDDKGHPIIIDFGNARETFLSDEDPYREDDFRGGTTVYSSDKKMLSDIKKNILK; encoded by the coding sequence ATGCTATTTAAGGAACCAAAAATAGAGCCAGCTTTCGAACGCTACCGCGATCTTTTTGAACGTATAGTCGAAGAAGAGGTCCAGGAACTGGAAAAATGTGGTCATAGTATCGGCGAGGGGCGCACTGCGAAAGTCAAGGTTTCTGATGTAAAAGATTTCATCTGCCTTAAAATTATTGACTATCGTCAAGTTAGGAAGAATAGCGTCAACCTTACCAATAAAGCCAACGAAGAAATGGAATTTCTGGATAAATTATCCGATATTGATTTCCTAAAATCCATCGGGATTAATCAAAGGATAGTGCCAAGGCCGATGTATTCACAGAATAGCTCCAATTTTGGCTTTATCTTCATGCAAAAAATCAGCGGCTTTACTATCAAAGACTGGAGAGAGGGAGGGTGTAAAACCGAGGCTCTGCCAGCTGGGTTCAATTGGAAACAATATTTTGATCAGTTAGAAGATATTATAAATAAACTTAACAATGCAAATATACACCACCGTGATTTTCATGACGGAAATATATTTGTTGATGATAAGGGCCACCCGATTATAATTGACTTCGGTAACGCCAGAGAGACATTCTTAAGCGACGAAGACCCTTACCGGGAAGATGACTTCCGAGGTGGCACCACCGTCTACAGCTCTGATAAAAAAATGCTTTCGGACATTAAAAAAAACATTCTAAAATAA
- a CDS encoding helix-turn-helix domain-containing protein, which produces MKLEIPSKIKEFLKKSGFNDKEERVYLFLLSSGPQTVSRIAQTCGLVRTNAYDVVKSLEKRGLCFSQGTEYGRKIKANKAEEILEILNDRAKEISVLKNELHELLPAFESLSSFPSSSHSQLSYFQGQESLKKLIRLSLQSVDKELRFAGSELDMLEKLGQEFLMDYQQRRVAKGIFIRSLRPGLKRGGHERGEDSKYFRELRLRPEGLIRLKSNIILWDDKVAFYSLEDGLFGSLIESGPLVVMLKSWFDFIWNKSKIIK; this is translated from the coding sequence ATGAAACTCGAAATCCCTAGTAAAATTAAAGAATTTTTAAAAAAGTCCGGTTTTAATGATAAAGAGGAAAGAGTTTATTTATTTTTACTCAGTTCTGGCCCGCAAACAGTTAGCCGTATCGCGCAAACTTGCGGTTTGGTGCGAACTAATGCTTACGATGTAGTTAAAAGCCTGGAAAAACGTGGGCTCTGTTTTAGTCAGGGGACAGAATATGGTCGCAAGATTAAGGCTAATAAGGCTGAAGAAATTTTGGAGATTCTTAATGATAGAGCTAAAGAGATTTCTGTTCTTAAAAATGAGTTACATGAGTTATTGCCAGCTTTTGAAAGCTTAAGCTCCTTTCCATCTTCCAGCCATTCTCAGCTTTCTTATTTTCAGGGTCAAGAGAGTTTGAAAAAGCTGATTAGGCTTTCTCTTCAGAGCGTGGATAAGGAATTACGTTTTGCTGGTTCAGAATTAGATATGCTTGAAAAATTGGGACAGGAATTCCTTATGGATTACCAGCAGCGAAGAGTCGCCAAGGGTATATTTATAAGATCTTTAAGGCCTGGACTTAAAAGAGGCGGCCATGAAAGAGGCGAAGACTCTAAATATTTCCGGGAATTACGCTTGCGTCCCGAGGGCTTAATCCGTTTGAAATCTAATATTATACTCTGGGATGATAAGGTCGCCTTTTATTCTTTGGAAGACGGTTTATTTGGTTCTCTTATTGAAAGCGGTCCCTTAGTAGTCATGCTTAAAAGTTGGTTTGATTTCATTTGGAATAAGTCAAAGATTATAAAATAG
- a CDS encoding pseudouridine synthase — protein sequence MKIILQKLIAQTNDYSRRQAEQLIRDGLVVLNGKTAVLGDKADETDKIKVGGQNLKLDAAKKVYIKLNKPAGYTSTTRAFKGEKNILSLVQLPMRLFSVGRLDKDSSGLILLTNDGDFALQLSHPRFQKAKIYEVKTARSDKRPEEIMSALKSGINIGDGDGKVKVKHVKYLQNQTFVITLGEGKKRQIRRMFQMLNIKVIKLHRTEIANIKLGNLKTGQWEYLKPEEIKITNNK from the coding sequence ATGAAAATAATCTTGCAAAAACTAATCGCCCAAACTAACGACTATTCCCGCCGACAGGCTGAGCAACTAATCAGGGATGGCCTAGTTGTCCTAAATGGGAAAACCGCTGTTTTGGGTGATAAAGCGGATGAAACTGATAAGATTAAGGTTGGCGGCCAAAACCTTAAGCTGGATGCAGCTAAAAAGGTTTATATCAAGTTAAACAAACCAGCTGGCTACACCTCAACCACTCGCGCATTTAAAGGAGAAAAAAACATACTTTCTTTGGTTCAATTACCAATGCGCCTATTTAGTGTTGGCCGTTTAGACAAAGATAGCTCTGGCCTGATACTACTAACCAATGATGGAGACTTCGCCCTCCAGCTTAGCCACCCGCGCTTTCAAAAGGCTAAAATTTATGAAGTAAAAACCGCTCGCTCTGATAAAAGACCAGAAGAAATAATGTCAGCTCTTAAATCAGGAATCAATATAGGAGATGGGGACGGTAAAGTTAAGGTAAAACACGTTAAATATTTACAAAACCAAACATTTGTAATAACCTTAGGGGAAGGCAAAAAAAGACAAATCCGTCGCATGTTTCAAATGCTTAACATCAAGGTTATCAAGCTACACCGGACAGAAATTGCTAATATTAAACTGGGTAATTTAAAAACTGGCCAATGGGAGTACCTGAAGCCAGAAGAAATAAAAATAACTAATAATAAATAA
- a CDS encoding lyase family protein: protein MKNLILPGNPRYQPKQMQDIFGYDNLYRMPIAVELATMKVLHDLGIIPDEEYAALNQQIEEEIKSVTTSEVDEIESNVTHHDVRALVMIIQSLINEKLKRWVHVPLTSYDPLDTGRSLQFLMAYRQVIKPSIYETAGYLMEMTERYANTLQIGRTHGQHALPVTVGFWLANILDRLLNNWIEMDRYAHALVGKISGAVGAYNAQIALGLTGTKLGKKSLESLVLKELGLKPARISTQILPPEPLAYFLFSCTMTSATLGQFGRDCRHLMRSEIAEVAESFEAHQVGSSTMAHKRNPITFENLEGTWLKTKCEFNKVFEILISEHQRDLVGSSILRDLPIIVINLQQQLNTLNKKNKAGVPFLKRISIDETNCRRNFQQNAGYILAEPIYLALQMHGYEKDAHKLVNEVLMKIAKEKKINLFEALQLQAREDAEIAGILSAFSPDMQAAFQTPEKYTGLATEKAIDVVGRTQDVMKLMEIS, encoded by the coding sequence ATGAAAAATCTGATCCTGCCGGGCAATCCCCGCTACCAACCTAAACAGATGCAAGACATCTTTGGCTATGACAACCTATACCGCATGCCAATCGCTGTTGAGCTGGCGACAATGAAAGTTCTCCATGACCTTGGAATTATTCCGGACGAAGAATATGCCGCCCTGAATCAACAAATCGAGGAAGAAATTAAGAGCGTCACTACCAGCGAAGTAGATGAAATCGAAAGCAACGTCACCCATCACGATGTGAGGGCCCTGGTGATGATCATCCAGAGCCTTATCAATGAAAAATTGAAACGCTGGGTACACGTACCGCTGACCAGCTACGATCCCTTGGATACCGGCCGGTCTTTACAGTTTTTAATGGCCTATCGCCAGGTAATAAAACCAAGCATATATGAAACGGCTGGCTATTTGATGGAAATGACCGAAAGATATGCTAACACCTTACAAATTGGCCGCACTCACGGTCAACATGCTCTGCCGGTAACCGTTGGCTTCTGGTTAGCCAATATTTTGGACCGCCTGCTCAACAACTGGATAGAAATGGACAGATATGCTCACGCGCTGGTCGGAAAAATTTCTGGAGCAGTTGGAGCCTATAACGCCCAAATAGCCCTCGGACTCACCGGGACTAAGTTAGGGAAAAAGAGTCTTGAAAGCTTAGTCCTGAAAGAGTTGGGTTTAAAACCGGCCAGGATCAGCACGCAAATACTGCCGCCCGAGCCTTTGGCCTACTTTCTATTCAGCTGTACCATGACTTCGGCCACTTTAGGCCAATTCGGTCGCGACTGTCGTCATTTGATGCGGAGCGAAATCGCTGAAGTGGCTGAATCATTTGAAGCCCACCAAGTCGGCTCATCGACTATGGCCCATAAGCGCAACCCGATTACCTTTGAAAACTTGGAAGGCACCTGGCTCAAAACCAAATGTGAATTTAACAAAGTGTTCGAGATTTTAATCAGCGAACACCAACGCGATTTGGTTGGCAGTTCGATCTTAAGGGACCTCCCTATCATCGTCATCAATCTCCAGCAGCAATTAAATACGCTGAATAAAAAAAATAAAGCCGGGGTACCTTTCTTGAAAAGGATAAGCATCGATGAAACTAACTGCCGCCGCAACTTCCAACAAAACGCTGGCTACATCCTGGCCGAGCCGATATACTTGGCCCTGCAAATGCATGGCTATGAAAAAGATGCCCATAAACTGGTTAATGAAGTTTTAATGAAAATCGCCAAAGAGAAAAAGATCAATCTCTTTGAAGCTTTACAGCTTCAAGCCCGGGAAGATGCCGAAATCGCTGGTATACTTTCTGCCTTTTCTCCTGATATGCAGGCCGCTTTTCAGACGCCAGAAAAATACACCGGTCTGGCTACAGAAAAAGCTATAGATGTTGTAGGCAGGACCCAGGATGTCATGAAACTTATGGAAATATCTTAA
- the rpsF gene encoding 30S ribosomal protein S6 — MSKTKASGSSHYEILFIVPNKYTEAEAKQVIAKTSDIIKENGGTITLEEYWGKKRLAYAIKQNHYGYYGLFEFDLEGENLAKLDKTFRLSNEILRHQIVKKALRSPEEIKLEKERREKIDLKKAEAEKDKKPSKAAAPASPASSAPTSAKAKVDLKDLDEKLEGILSATDLI, encoded by the coding sequence ATGTCAAAAACCAAAGCTAGCGGCTCATCTCATTATGAGATCCTCTTTATTGTCCCTAATAAATATACTGAGGCTGAAGCCAAACAAGTTATCGCTAAGACCAGCGATATCATTAAAGAAAACGGGGGTACGATCACCCTGGAAGAATATTGGGGCAAGAAAAGATTAGCCTATGCCATCAAGCAAAACCACTATGGCTACTATGGCTTATTTGAATTTGACCTAGAAGGGGAAAATTTAGCTAAACTCGATAAGACCTTCCGTCTTTCCAACGAAATCTTGCGCCACCAGATTGTTAAAAAAGCCCTGCGCAGCCCAGAAGAAATAAAACTGGAAAAAGAAAGACGAGAAAAAATCGATCTAAAAAAAGCGGAAGCCGAAAAAGATAAGAAACCAAGCAAAGCGGCCGCACCAGCCAGCCCCGCCAGTAGCGCCCCTACCAGCGCCAAAGCTAAAGTCGATTTAAAAGATTTAGATGAAAAACTGGAAGGCATCTTGAGTGCGACCGATTTAATTTAA
- a CDS encoding phosphoribosylaminoimidazolesuccinocarboxamide synthase has protein sequence MAKIPALLQADPLIQHFQGLGIPLVGQGKVRNTFRISQELLLAEATDRISIFDFVLNGLIPKKGEVLTALTHFWGNTFDCFPHHLIKSEFDPLYNGAYDLKKKYPSIPLERCLLVKDLTGELDGYELIFRMHIGGSVYSVYIKTGIVAGQKTTPGLPEWSKLKIAVFTPSTKAETGHDINVDAKTYFDANGRKGREFIKMLRDFYAAAYQYAKRQGILILDTKFEGSSSLNIIGDEFLTPDSSRFCDVNDWKKAMKTGSKPKFMDKQFVRNWGMKIETPFGFTGINNLDPENKEHVDFVHSLDIPAEIIDQTSEKYLEIFYRLTGMKLADYQKEMMGA, from the coding sequence ATGGCAAAAATTCCTGCACTCCTGCAAGCCGATCCTTTAATCCAACATTTTCAGGGACTCGGCATCCCCCTTGTTGGACAGGGCAAAGTCCGAAACACTTTTCGCATCAGCCAAGAGCTTCTCTTAGCTGAAGCTACGGACAGAATCAGTATTTTCGATTTCGTCTTAAATGGCCTTATCCCTAAAAAGGGGGAAGTCCTAACCGCTCTAACCCATTTCTGGGGTAATACCTTTGATTGCTTTCCTCACCACTTGATCAAAAGTGAGTTTGATCCCTTATACAACGGCGCCTACGATTTGAAGAAAAAATATCCAAGCATTCCCCTGGAAAGATGCCTACTGGTTAAAGATCTGACCGGAGAGCTGGATGGCTATGAATTAATCTTCCGCATGCATATCGGCGGGTCAGTGTACTCGGTTTATATCAAAACCGGCATCGTGGCCGGCCAAAAGACAACTCCTGGCCTGCCGGAATGGTCAAAGCTGAAAATAGCAGTCTTCACGCCATCAACCAAAGCAGAAACTGGCCATGATATCAATGTGGACGCTAAGACATACTTCGATGCCAACGGCCGCAAAGGCAGAGAGTTTATCAAAATGCTCAGAGACTTCTATGCTGCCGCTTATCAGTATGCTAAAAGACAGGGCATTCTCATCCTGGACACAAAATTTGAAGGCTCTTCATCTTTAAACATTATCGGAGATGAATTTTTAACGCCAGACTCTTCCCGCTTCTGCGATGTTAACGACTGGAAAAAAGCCATGAAAACCGGGAGCAAGCCAAAATTCATGGACAAACAATTTGTCCGCAACTGGGGAATGAAAATCGAAACCCCCTTTGGTTTTACCGGAATCAACAACCTGGATCCAGAGAACAAAGAACATGTGGATTTTGTCCACTCCCTGGATATACCAGCCGAAATCATCGACCAGACCAGCGAAAAATACCTGGAGATATTTTACCGCTTAACCGGGATGAAACTTGCTGACTATCAAAAAGAAATGATGGGGGCATAA
- the rplS gene encoding 50S ribosomal protein L19: MAENKAIDKPEAKAGFPELKPGLTVRVYQKIKELNSKGEEKERVQYFEGLIIARKHKKEIGATITVRKISDGGVGVEKIFPLNLPTITKIEVKKEAKVRRAKLYYLRSGYKKRLKEKVVKS, translated from the coding sequence ATGGCTGAAAACAAAGCGATTGATAAACCGGAAGCCAAGGCTGGTTTTCCAGAACTAAAACCTGGTTTAACCGTTAGAGTTTATCAAAAGATTAAAGAATTGAATTCTAAAGGCGAAGAAAAGGAGAGGGTCCAGTATTTTGAGGGTCTAATCATTGCCCGTAAGCACAAAAAAGAGATTGGTGCTACGATTACCGTGCGCAAGATTTCCGATGGCGGTGTTGGCGTAGAGAAGATCTTCCCTTTGAATTTGCCGACTATTACCAAGATTGAAGTGAAGAAAGAGGCTAAGGTGAGACGAGCTAAATTATATTATTTGCGTTCCGGCTATAAGAAGAGACTTAAAGAAAAGGTTGTTAAATCTTAA
- the tsaE gene encoding tRNA (adenosine(37)-N6)-threonylcarbamoyltransferase complex ATPase subunit type 1 TsaE, with amino-acid sequence MIKLLSQSDKETFAFGQRLAADFCGGEVLAVYGDLGAGKTVLAKGIARGLGIKSRINSPTFNIMKVYPVKGHKSIKQFCHIDAYRLHSAQDLESIGFADYCNHSTVVLIEWADRVKGLLKNAQKIRISHLQGDLREILY; translated from the coding sequence ATGATTAAGCTATTAAGCCAATCAGATAAGGAAACATTCGCCTTCGGCCAAAGGTTAGCGGCCGACTTTTGTGGTGGAGAAGTTTTGGCCGTATATGGTGATTTAGGGGCGGGCAAGACGGTTTTGGCTAAAGGTATAGCTCGTGGCTTGGGTATAAAATCAAGGATTAATAGCCCCACTTTCAATATCATGAAAGTTTATCCGGTGAAAGGACATAAATCTATCAAACAGTTTTGTCACATTGACGCTTACCGCCTTCATTCTGCCCAGGACCTAGAATCAATCGGTTTTGCTGATTATTGTAACCATTCTACGGTGGTTTTAATAGAATGGGCTGATAGAGTTAAGGGGCTTTTAAAAAACGCCCAGAAGATCAGGATTAGCCATTTACAGGGTGATTTAAGGGAAATACTCTACTAA
- the rpsR gene encoding 30S ribosomal protein S18, which translates to MNNKKQKDCHFCANQIEVDYKDGRTLKKFVNFYMKILPGSRTGVCAWHQRKLAAAIKRARVMALMAPTHK; encoded by the coding sequence ATGAATAACAAAAAACAAAAAGATTGTCATTTTTGCGCCAACCAAATCGAAGTCGATTATAAGGATGGTCGCACCCTTAAAAAATTCGTCAACTTCTACATGAAAATACTACCTGGTAGCCGTACCGGGGTCTGTGCTTGGCATCAAAGAAAATTAGCCGCCGCCATAAAAAGAGCCCGCGTCATGGCGCTAATGGCTCCAACCCACAAATAA